The Alteromonas stellipolaris genome includes a region encoding these proteins:
- a CDS encoding L-threonylcarbamoyladenylate synthase, whose protein sequence is MSQFFYIHPENPQQRLLNQACELIREGAVVVYPTDSGYAIGCQMEDKKALEQLCRIREIGKDHNFTLMCRDMSELSIYAKVDNTAFRQIKNNTPGSYTFVLKATREVPKRLQNPKRKTIGIRVPDNAIALALLETLGEPLMSTSLILPGNTMAESDPDVIRDNLEKQVGVIIHGGYLGEQPTTVIDLSEDTPVILRRGTGDPAPFE, encoded by the coding sequence ATGAGTCAGTTTTTCTATATTCATCCTGAAAACCCTCAGCAACGTTTGTTGAACCAAGCTTGTGAGCTTATCCGTGAAGGGGCGGTAGTGGTTTATCCTACCGATTCTGGCTATGCCATTGGTTGTCAGATGGAAGACAAAAAAGCGTTAGAGCAACTATGCCGCATTCGAGAGATTGGTAAAGATCATAACTTCACGCTCATGTGCAGAGATATGTCTGAATTATCTATTTACGCTAAAGTAGACAACACCGCATTTAGACAAATTAAAAATAACACGCCAGGGTCATACACCTTTGTACTAAAAGCCACCCGTGAAGTGCCCAAGCGTTTGCAAAATCCGAAGCGTAAGACCATCGGTATCCGTGTGCCTGATAACGCCATTGCGTTAGCGCTGCTTGAAACCCTTGGCGAGCCGCTGATGTCTACCTCGCTTATTTTGCCTGGTAATACCATGGCAGAATCAGATCCTGACGTTATTCGCGATAATTTAGAAAAGCAGGTTGGGGTTATTATTCATGGCGGGTATTTAGGCGAGCAGCCTACTACCGTTATTGATTTATCTGAAGATACCCCTGTCATTTTGCGCCGTGGCACGGGCGACCCAGCCCCATTTGAATAG
- a CDS encoding segregation and condensation protein A: protein MSSEQSPIQQPLPLAFIHGEALIEKPEDLFIPPDALEVILETFEGPLDLLLYLIRKQKFDIITLPVATITKQYMEYVDAMMSLKLELAAEYLLMAAILAEIKSRLLLPKRSSDSDEEDDPRAELIRRLKEYELVKQAAEDLDIQPRLERDIFDTHVLVADSVSPVRIEPEISLVEIVLAFSGAMKRAAAFEHHTIAREALSTRERMSLILSLINANEFTPLEGLFTVEEGRAGVVVCFLAILELVKEQLIFCIQAGPYARIHVKLGSSVE, encoded by the coding sequence ATGAGCAGTGAGCAATCGCCCATTCAGCAGCCGCTTCCGCTCGCATTTATTCACGGCGAGGCGTTAATAGAAAAGCCTGAAGACTTATTTATTCCGCCTGATGCACTAGAAGTTATTTTAGAAACGTTTGAAGGGCCGCTTGATCTTCTGCTGTACCTTATACGAAAGCAAAAATTCGATATTATTACCTTGCCGGTGGCCACAATCACTAAGCAATACATGGAATATGTCGATGCTATGATGTCGTTAAAGTTAGAACTAGCGGCAGAATATCTGTTAATGGCGGCTATTTTAGCTGAGATAAAATCACGGTTATTGCTACCAAAACGCAGTAGCGATAGCGACGAAGAAGACGATCCTCGCGCTGAACTTATTAGGCGACTAAAAGAATACGAACTGGTTAAACAAGCTGCTGAAGACTTGGATATCCAACCTCGTTTAGAACGAGACATATTTGATACCCATGTGCTGGTGGCCGACAGTGTTTCTCCAGTGCGAATTGAGCCAGAGATAAGCCTAGTGGAAATTGTACTCGCGTTTAGTGGGGCTATGAAGCGGGCGGCGGCTTTTGAACACCATACTATTGCCCGCGAAGCCTTAAGTACCCGTGAACGTATGTCGTTAATTCTTAGTTTGATAAACGCCAATGAATTTACGCCACTAGAGGGGTTGTTTACGGTGGAAGAAGGTCGCGCTGGTGTGGTGGTGTGCTTCCTAGCCATTTTAGAATTGGTAAAAGAACAACTGATTTTTTGTATTCAGGCAGGTCCTTACGCCCGAATTCATGTAAAATTAGGCAGCAGCGTTGAGTAA
- the rluB gene encoding 23S rRNA pseudouridine(2605) synthase RluB: MTEKLQKVLANQGLGSRREMERWIEQGRVSVNGTLATLGDRVDESGQIRVDGHLLSRQTEQPVCRVLMYNKPEGELCSRHDPEGRDTVFDRLPAIRMGRWIAVGRLDMNTSGLLLFTNDGELANRLMHPKCEVEREYAVRVFGDVTHQTLNTLKKGVQLEDGEAKFLSISGKVAPPGSEEESMNRWFNVTLKEGRNREVRRLWESQGVQVSRLIRVKYGPMDLQKRLPQGAWVELGLEDVNSLRDIVQLPEETQTMVDVRQGKLDHARLSRMRRSVKKHKVRKENGGVKKRVARTPKR, encoded by the coding sequence ATGACTGAAAAGTTGCAAAAAGTACTAGCTAATCAAGGGCTAGGCTCGCGACGAGAAATGGAACGTTGGATTGAACAAGGCCGCGTTTCGGTGAATGGTACATTGGCAACATTGGGCGACCGTGTTGACGAAAGTGGCCAGATTCGTGTTGATGGACACTTGTTGTCTCGTCAAACTGAACAGCCTGTATGCCGCGTTTTAATGTATAACAAGCCTGAAGGCGAGTTATGCAGCCGCCACGACCCTGAAGGGCGTGACACGGTGTTTGACCGTTTACCTGCTATTCGTATGGGCCGTTGGATTGCGGTAGGGCGTTTAGATATGAACACAAGCGGCCTATTGTTGTTTACCAACGATGGTGAGCTTGCAAACCGTTTGATGCACCCTAAGTGTGAAGTAGAGCGCGAATACGCTGTACGTGTATTTGGTGACGTAACGCATCAAACGCTGAATACTTTGAAAAAGGGCGTTCAACTTGAAGACGGTGAAGCTAAGTTTTTAAGTATCTCGGGTAAAGTTGCCCCTCCAGGCTCTGAAGAAGAAAGCATGAACCGTTGGTTCAACGTTACGCTTAAAGAAGGGCGTAACCGAGAAGTACGACGCTTGTGGGAATCTCAAGGTGTGCAGGTAAGCCGATTAATCCGTGTTAAATACGGTCCCATGGACTTACAAAAGCGTTTGCCACAAGGCGCTTGGGTAGAGCTGGGTTTAGAAGATGTAAACTCACTACGTGACATTGTGCAATTACCTGAAGAAACGCAAACCATGGTGGATGTACGCCAAGGCAAATTAGATCATGCACGTTTAAGCCGTATGCGTCGCTCTGTGAAAAAGCACAAGGTACGTAAAGAAAATGGCGGTGTTAAAAAGCGGGTAGCGAGAACGCCTAAGCGTTAA
- the scpB gene encoding SMC-Scp complex subunit ScpB produces MKKIKTAQLKQLVEAAIFVADAPVSIQQLRDTVLSDFTVAERTLKTVINELTLDYQPRGIQLVKVASGYRFQSVDALSPWLSKLWQETAPKYSRAMLETLALIAYRQPITRGEIEQVRGVAVSSSIMKTLTEREWVKVVGHKEVPGRPALYATTHTFLDYFSLSSLSELPNSDAFDEMAKSTESTSSLKVLNEAPSEVTDRATENKQIKSDTND; encoded by the coding sequence ATGAAAAAAATTAAAACAGCTCAATTAAAACAACTGGTTGAAGCCGCCATCTTCGTTGCCGATGCCCCTGTGTCTATTCAGCAATTAAGAGATACGGTGCTAAGTGACTTTACGGTTGCAGAGAGAACCTTAAAAACAGTCATTAATGAGCTAACCTTAGATTATCAACCTAGGGGTATACAATTAGTTAAGGTAGCCAGTGGCTACCGATTTCAATCTGTGGATGCGTTAAGTCCGTGGTTGAGCAAACTATGGCAGGAAACTGCCCCAAAGTATTCCCGCGCTATGTTGGAAACTTTGGCACTTATTGCCTATCGTCAACCTATTACTCGTGGAGAAATTGAGCAAGTAAGAGGCGTAGCGGTAAGCAGTAGTATAATGAAGACACTCACAGAACGAGAATGGGTAAAAGTAGTGGGGCATAAAGAAGTGCCAGGCAGGCCAGCTTTATATGCCACCACCCATACTTTTTTAGATTACTTTTCGCTTTCATCATTGTCGGAGCTTCCCAATTCCGATGCCTTTGATGAAATGGCAAAAAGTACTGAGTCCACCTCGTCGCTTAAGGTGTTAAATGAGGCACCGTCTGAGGTAACAGACCGTGCGACCGAAAACAAGCAAATAAAGAGTGATACAAATGACTGA
- the arsC gene encoding arsenate reductase (glutaredoxin) (This arsenate reductase requires both glutathione and glutaredoxin to convert arsenate to arsenite, after which the efflux transporter formed by ArsA and ArsB can extrude the arsenite from the cell, providing resistance.): protein MIVIHHNPACGTSRNVLKIIEDAGYSPIVVDFIKEGWTRSQLLGLFAAASLTPRQALRTTKSPAEELGLLDESVSDDILLDAMLKHPVLVNRPIVCTEKGVALCRPSEKVLDLLPSWPQGPYFKEDGEQILDELGKRM from the coding sequence ATGATTGTTATTCACCATAACCCCGCTTGCGGCACATCTCGTAACGTATTAAAAATTATTGAAGATGCTGGTTACTCGCCGATTGTTGTAGATTTTATAAAAGAAGGTTGGACTCGCTCTCAGTTACTTGGGTTGTTTGCTGCCGCTAGTTTAACTCCTAGACAAGCGCTTAGAACAACAAAGTCACCTGCAGAAGAGTTGGGGTTATTGGATGAATCGGTATCAGATGATATTTTGCTTGATGCTATGTTGAAACATCCGGTTTTGGTAAATAGGCCTATAGTTTGCACAGAAAAAGGTGTGGCATTATGCCGCCCGAGTGAAAAAGTACTCGATTTACTACCTTCATGGCCACAAGGCCCGTATTTTAAAGAAGATGGTGAGCAAATTTTAGATGAACTTGGTAAAAGGATGTAA
- a CDS encoding DUF4097 family beta strand repeat-containing protein produces MKKTLIASTLFFAATTMLSGCVVHVGHANAQEGEDISSVFGSVDVATHRSVGDLSSVNGDVSLEDHAQAEDISVVNGSVEMGSHVRVDEINIVNGDLDAGSHLHVANTIETVNGDINIEQQSTIQGSVETVNGDIQIAGSIVDSNIESMNGDITLKGYTLVKGDIIYKIRDEGWLERNSTKPKLTIEADVSIGGSIILERPVNLDIASPALQEKVIVSYSSSK; encoded by the coding sequence ATGAAAAAAACACTTATTGCCAGCACCCTATTTTTTGCAGCTACAACAATGCTTTCAGGTTGCGTCGTCCATGTTGGCCACGCCAATGCTCAAGAGGGCGAAGATATTAGTAGCGTATTTGGTAGCGTAGATGTAGCAACACATCGTTCAGTAGGCGACCTTTCATCAGTCAATGGCGATGTATCACTTGAAGATCATGCCCAAGCCGAAGATATTAGTGTTGTAAATGGCAGTGTAGAAATGGGTTCTCACGTTCGTGTTGATGAAATCAACATCGTCAATGGCGACCTTGATGCTGGTTCCCATCTGCATGTAGCCAACACTATTGAAACGGTTAACGGCGATATAAACATTGAACAACAAAGCACGATTCAAGGCAGCGTAGAAACCGTTAATGGTGATATTCAAATTGCTGGCAGCATAGTGGATAGCAATATTGAGAGTATGAATGGAGACATCACCCTTAAAGGCTATACCTTGGTTAAGGGCGACATTATTTACAAAATACGTGACGAAGGCTGGCTAGAGAGAAATAGCACAAAACCTAAGCTCACGATTGAAGCTGATGTGTCTATCGGCGGTTCAATAATTCTTGAACGCCCGGTAAATTTGGATATTGCGAGCCCTGCTCTACAAGAAAAAGTGATTGTCAGTTATTCGTCTAGCAAGTAA
- the dkgB gene encoding 2,5-didehydrogluconate reductase DkgB — MKDMPQLGMGTFRLEGDTALNAVTDALDVGFRHVDTAQIYKNEELVGDAIKTSGIARSDLFITTKVWYESLSEDKFIPSVHESLSKLKVEYVDLLLIHWPYPGDDISLEDYLMRLKQAKELGLTRHIGVSNFTIDQIKRAEEILGKGEIYTNQIELHPFMQNRQVVQACEERGIGVTAYMPFAVGDVMKDDTLTAIADAHDSSPAQVVLAWLDKKGINTIPSSTNKKHLAQNFSYTELSLTDDDITRIDELDNGERIVNPDFAPKWD; from the coding sequence ATGAAAGATATGCCTCAGTTAGGAATGGGAACATTTCGTTTGGAAGGTGATACTGCACTCAATGCTGTAACTGATGCACTAGATGTAGGTTTCAGGCATGTAGATACCGCGCAAATATACAAAAACGAGGAGCTTGTTGGCGACGCTATTAAAACCAGCGGCATCGCTCGCTCTGATTTATTCATTACCACCAAGGTGTGGTATGAATCATTAAGTGAAGATAAGTTTATTCCTAGCGTTCACGAGAGTCTGTCGAAGCTAAAAGTGGAATATGTCGATTTACTGCTCATTCACTGGCCTTACCCAGGTGACGATATTTCCCTTGAAGACTACCTCATGCGTTTAAAGCAGGCTAAAGAGCTTGGTTTGACCCGTCATATCGGGGTGTCTAACTTCACGATAGATCAGATTAAACGGGCTGAAGAAATTCTAGGTAAAGGTGAGATATACACTAACCAAATTGAGCTTCACCCGTTCATGCAGAACCGTCAGGTTGTACAAGCTTGTGAAGAGCGCGGTATTGGCGTAACGGCTTATATGCCTTTTGCCGTCGGTGATGTAATGAAAGATGACACATTAACGGCTATTGCAGATGCGCATGACTCTAGCCCAGCTCAAGTGGTATTGGCATGGTTAGATAAAAAAGGGATAAATACCATTCCTTCTTCAACCAATAAAAAGCACTTGGCGCAAAATTTCTCTTATACCGAACTTTCACTAACGGATGATGATATTACCCGCATCGATGAGTTAGATAACGGTGAGCGTATCGTTAATCCAGACTTCGCGCCCAAGTGGGATTAG
- a CDS encoding DUF445 domain-containing protein: MHDKHSQLKRAKQNALICLLIAAGVFVSAIITQVYVPSLAGAKWLGLIKMASEAALVGGLADWFAVTALFKPIPARYPIPHTNIVASNKKVIAQNLSQFVKEKFFHASAIETLIASSQPAKGAGRWLEDPQHAKKLSRFLCDALAGILRLVDDKPVKAFIGKTAEKGINQLDLQQLIATVLSSITRERHHQLVLDKLLGNVAKLMGEPETQEYIAATLIDWLKTEHNRLEKLLPSTWLSERGALIAVKAVSRVLDDVYADDDHPLRHAFDEQVNDFLHEVQTSESMAQRINNYKEQLVHDPALKAFLNKSWVSLHGRMLESLTAESGKAETKVTHWLNELGHSLTTDERLSSAFDRHIGEAGKYMAPELADFLTKHIEDTINSWDENEMAEQIELNIGRDLQKVRINGTLVGGLIGALLFGLEQVIAFTSQ; this comes from the coding sequence ATGCACGACAAACATTCGCAGTTAAAGCGAGCAAAGCAAAATGCATTAATTTGCTTATTGATAGCCGCGGGTGTTTTCGTTAGTGCCATTATTACTCAAGTTTACGTTCCCAGCTTGGCGGGTGCTAAATGGTTGGGGCTTATAAAAATGGCCAGTGAAGCCGCGTTAGTCGGTGGGCTCGCTGACTGGTTTGCGGTGACAGCGCTTTTCAAGCCTATACCAGCACGATATCCCATCCCTCATACCAATATTGTCGCAAGCAATAAAAAAGTGATAGCGCAAAACCTATCACAATTTGTAAAAGAGAAGTTTTTTCATGCGAGTGCCATTGAAACGCTCATAGCATCTAGCCAGCCTGCGAAAGGGGCCGGACGATGGTTGGAAGACCCTCAACATGCGAAAAAATTAAGTCGATTTTTATGTGATGCACTTGCCGGTATTCTTCGTTTAGTGGATGACAAACCGGTTAAAGCCTTTATTGGAAAAACGGCAGAAAAAGGAATTAATCAACTCGACCTACAACAGCTGATAGCTACTGTGTTAAGCAGTATTACCCGAGAGCGCCATCATCAGCTTGTATTAGACAAGTTGCTAGGAAACGTTGCTAAATTAATGGGTGAGCCTGAAACACAGGAATATATTGCCGCAACACTTATAGATTGGCTTAAAACAGAGCATAACCGTTTAGAAAAACTTCTACCCTCAACCTGGTTGAGTGAGCGGGGAGCACTGATCGCGGTAAAAGCGGTCTCTCGCGTACTTGATGATGTGTATGCCGATGATGATCATCCACTAAGACACGCGTTTGACGAGCAGGTAAATGACTTTTTACACGAAGTGCAAACTAGTGAGTCGATGGCACAACGTATCAATAATTATAAAGAGCAACTGGTTCATGACCCTGCCCTTAAAGCGTTCTTAAATAAAAGCTGGGTATCGTTACACGGTCGTATGCTTGAATCGTTAACCGCCGAAAGCGGTAAAGCAGAAACCAAAGTGACACATTGGCTAAATGAACTAGGTCACTCTTTAACCACTGATGAACGCCTATCGAGCGCATTTGACCGCCATATTGGAGAAGCTGGTAAGTACATGGCACCAGAATTGGCTGACTTTCTAACCAAGCATATTGAAGATACTATCAATAGTTGGGATGAGAACGAAATGGCTGAGCAAATTGAGCTTAATATTGGGCGTGATCTTCAAAAGGTACGAATCAATGGCACTTTGGTGGGAGGATTAATTGGTGCATTGTTATTTGGTCTAGAGCAAGTTATCGCATTTACGTCACAATAG
- a CDS encoding PHP domain-containing protein, translating into MKIDLHSHTKFSDGHLTAEELILRAHTMQVDVLAITDHDTVAGLEMAHNTQAKQKRPLKIIDGVEISTNWHGFDIHVVGLNVDRTNPTFLAQLEGQAQTRQARAEKIAEKLGKCGFEGVLPRAMALAGEGQVTRAHFARVLVNNYGVGTMNAAFKKYLGKGKRAAVKADWPSVETAIEWIQGAGGQAVLAHPVHYDMTAKWLRRLVDLFAQAGGDAIETAFPGISKDKQALVNELAASHDLLASAGSDFHFPSRWTELGKNLGISSNLTPIWHDWPVVEGFADAVNQSAPSVSN; encoded by the coding sequence TTGAAAATAGATCTCCACAGCCATACCAAATTCTCCGATGGGCACCTCACTGCAGAGGAGCTTATATTGCGCGCACACACCATGCAGGTTGACGTGCTAGCCATTACTGACCACGACACAGTGGCAGGGTTAGAAATGGCGCATAACACGCAAGCGAAACAAAAACGTCCGTTAAAAATTATCGATGGTGTTGAAATTTCCACCAATTGGCATGGTTTCGATATTCATGTTGTGGGGTTAAATGTTGACAGAACCAACCCAACGTTTTTAGCGCAACTAGAAGGCCAAGCACAAACACGCCAAGCTCGAGCAGAAAAAATAGCTGAAAAGTTAGGTAAATGCGGTTTTGAAGGGGTACTTCCACGTGCCATGGCATTAGCTGGCGAAGGGCAGGTCACTCGTGCACATTTTGCTCGCGTGCTGGTGAATAACTATGGTGTTGGCACCATGAATGCGGCCTTTAAAAAGTATTTAGGCAAAGGCAAGCGTGCAGCAGTAAAAGCGGATTGGCCTAGTGTGGAAACTGCTATTGAGTGGATCCAAGGCGCGGGTGGACAAGCCGTGCTAGCACACCCCGTTCATTACGACATGACCGCAAAATGGTTACGCAGATTGGTTGATTTATTTGCCCAAGCGGGTGGCGATGCTATTGAAACCGCGTTTCCCGGCATTAGTAAAGATAAGCAAGCACTGGTGAATGAACTCGCCGCTAGCCATGATCTATTGGCTTCGGCAGGCTCTGATTTTCACTTTCCATCACGATGGACCGAGCTAGGTAAGAATTTGGGTATTAGCAGTAACTTAACGCCAATATGGCACGATTGGCCAGTGGTTGAGGGGTTTGCTGACGCGGTGAACCAATCTGCACCTAGTGTTAGTAACTAG
- a CDS encoding sugar O-acetyltransferase, translating into MNEKQKMLSGELYYPNDRELTGLRKSCRVQLDELNATCQTEHKARTRQLKALFGTTGKRLYIESSFKCDYGENIHVGENFYANFNCVILDAAKVTIGDNCMIAPQVGIYTATHPIDPASRQTGIEFAKPITIGHNCWIGGMAVINPGVTLGDNVVVASGAVVTKSFGDNVVIGGNPAKIIKHVEVGEV; encoded by the coding sequence ATGAACGAAAAACAGAAAATGTTATCCGGTGAACTTTACTATCCTAACGATCGTGAATTAACCGGGTTGCGTAAGTCCTGTCGGGTACAACTAGATGAGCTTAATGCTACATGTCAAACTGAGCACAAAGCCCGTACCCGTCAATTAAAGGCGCTTTTTGGCACTACAGGCAAGCGCTTATACATAGAGTCGTCTTTTAAGTGCGACTATGGTGAAAACATTCATGTAGGTGAAAACTTTTACGCTAATTTTAATTGCGTAATATTGGATGCTGCCAAGGTGACTATTGGCGATAACTGTATGATTGCACCGCAAGTGGGTATTTACACCGCAACACACCCTATCGACCCCGCCTCCAGACAAACTGGTATTGAGTTCGCTAAGCCTATCACTATTGGTCACAATTGTTGGATTGGTGGTATGGCGGTGATAAACCCAGGCGTTACCTTGGGCGATAATGTAGTAGTGGCTTCAGGAGCTGTAGTTACCAAGAGTTTCGGCGATAATGTTGTTATTGGCGGTAATCCGGCCAAAATCATTAAACACGTTGAGGTTGGCGAGGTATAG